The following are encoded in a window of Carettochelys insculpta isolate YL-2023 chromosome 30, ASM3395843v1, whole genome shotgun sequence genomic DNA:
- the POLR3GL gene encoding DNA-directed RNA polymerase III subunit RPC7-like, which translates to MAGRGGRGRGRGRMTFNVEAVGIGKGESLPPSTLQPSPLFPPMEYKPVPLQTGEEVEYVLALKQELRGAMKNLPYYVKPAVPKKDVERYSDKYQVSGPIDNAIDWNPDWRRLPRELKIRVRKLRKERTTFLIPKHKQRLPVDKEEAIKKLETLEKKEEEVTSEEEGEKEEEEEGKEEEEEEYDEEEHEEETDYIMSYFDNGEDFGADSDDNMDEAIY; encoded by the exons ATGGCTGgaagaggaggcagagggaggggtcgGGGCCGAATGACCTTCAACGTGGAAGCTGTGGGCATTGGGAAAGGAGAGTCGCTGCCCCCATCCACCctccagccatcgccgctgtTCCCC CCCATGGAGTACAAGCCCGTCCCTCTGCAGACGGGTGAGGAGGTGGAATATGTGTTGGCGTTAAAGCAAGAGCTGAGGGGAGCCATGAAGAACCTGCCGTACTACGTCAAGCCGGCTGTGCCCAAGAAAG ATGTGGAGCGCTACTCCGATAAATATCAGGTGTCCGGTCCCATTGATAACGCTATCGATTGGAACCCAG ATTGGCGGCGGTTACCACGGGAGCTAAAGATCCGAGTCCGAAAGCTTCGGAAGGAGA GGACCACCTTCCTGATTCCCAAGCACAAACAGCGGCTCCCAGTGGACAAGGAGGAAGCCATAAAGAAACTGGAG ACCCtagagaagaaggaggaggaggtgacgtcagaggaagaaggggagaaggaggaggaggaggaaggcaaggaagaggaggaagaagagtaTGACGAGGAGGAACATGAGGAG GAGACCGATTACATCATGTCCTACTTCGACAACGGGGAGGACTTTGGGGCCGACAGCGACGACAACATGGACGAGGCGATATACTGA